GTGATGATGTAATTAAGCCAGGGCTTACAGCGATTGAAGAAGCATTGGCACTTGTAGGGAATCCTGAAAGAACATTGCAAATTGTGCACCTTGCAGGCACGAATGGCAAAGGCTCAACATTAACATTTTTAGAGTCAATTGCGCAGGAACATGGCTTAAAAGTAGGCAAGTTCATGTCTCCATGCATTTTGAATGTGCATGACCAAATTCAAGTAATGCAACAACCTATTTCAGCACTAGAGATGGATCGCGTTTTTCATCAAATGAAGAATGCGGGGCTTAGCGGTAAACTAACGGATTTCGAACTTTTAACTGTCGCAGCGTTTTTGCATTTTGTCCATTGTGATGTCGATATTGCATTAATCGAAGCGGGTATGGGGGGCTTACTAGATAGTACGAATGTAGTGCAACCTATTGTCTCGATTATTCCGAGTATAGCGCTAGAGCATACAAAATTTTTAGGTCCGACTATTGAAAGCATTGCACAGCATAAAGCAGGGATTATTAAACAGCATCGACCAGTTGTAATCGGGGATTTACCTTGTGAAGCAAAGAACATTATTGAGAGAGAAGCTAATGCAAAGCAAGCACCTGTTCTAGAGCTGAACAATCAATTCCATATTGTGCGGATGCATGACTATGAGAACTATAAAAATGAGACTATGGACTTACATATCACAAATCTTACACGTCATATGAAAGGACCTCATCAAGCGAATAATATGGCATTAGCCATTACGGCATTTTTAGAAGTTGCGACTGCGCTAAATGTAGCAATCAACGTGGCAAGTATACGCCAAGGTATTGAAATGGCAAGCATTTTAGGACGATTTGAAGAGGTGTTGCCATATATTATTTTTGACGGTGCGCATAATCCAGCTAGTGCAGAAAAATTGGTAGAAACGGTTCGCCAAGCGTTTCCTAATGAGTCTATTACCTTTGTTGTCGGCATATTAGGTGATAAGGATGTAAAAGGAGTTTTGCAGTACTTAGAGCAAATTAGTGAGACATTTTATTTTGTTGATTTTGATAATCCGCGTGCGATGTCAGCACAAGATATGTTGGCATTATGTCATGCCCCGCAAAAAGCAATTTTGCAAAATACAATTCCATTTTTACAACAGCAATCAGAGAAGAAGTGTAGAACAATCGTAACCGGCTCTTTATATTTATTAACAGAAGTGCGCGGTAGCTTGCTTGACGGAAGCGGACATAGGTAGTGACAACTGTTTTTCCACTCCTGCGTGCGATTTAGATAGGGGATTGCTAGAAGGATAAGGATAGTTACTTGAGCAACGGCTTGTCAATTGCTTTCAGGATGTTACAAAATCGCCATGCAAATTATAGGTTTAATTAGAAAGGTAAAGTCAACTCATTAATGGGTTGACTTTTTTATTTTTTTATCACTTATGTAAGTTCATGCCAACAATCACACTCTAGTGAGGCGTAGGCAAACACTTTATATAACAAGGTAAAAAATATAATGTAGAACCTCACCAATTTCTATTAATGGTAATGCATTAAATTAGCATTTAAGCATACTCTCTAACATATACTTATATGAAATAACAGCTGATAACAGTGTCGTCTTTTTTATGTTCGTTTTGATAGTTGAAGGAAGAGGTGATGAAGGTATGAAAATAGTTAGTCATGTAGTGAGAAAACAAGTAGTGCGTGCAATGCTAATTGGTGGTATTGTCGGGCTTTTTGGTGTTGCAGTTTTTTTAGGTGTTCTCCAAGCTAGTACCCAATTTTCTTTAAAAAAGGAAAGTGAAGTAGCGAAAAACGAAACTGAAACAGAGGCAGACTCCGCAACAATTCCGACAACAGGCGGTACTGCAAACTCAACTATGTTTTTTGCAAGTCAAGCGGGCGTATTTTCTAATTATGCAAGTGCAAGTGCATTTGTCTCTGAACATCCGTCATTGCAAGAAAGTGCAATTGTAGAAGTAGAGGGCAAGTTTTATGTATGGACAAGTATAGTGAACGAAGAAAGTGAGTTAGTGTTTTTAAAGGACCCACCAACATTTAAAAAAGTGTTTAGTGTTAGTGGTGAAAGTTGCAAGGAGGCGACAATTGCTGAAGTGATAAAAGTATTAGCTGATAAAAATACGACAAAATTAAATTTTAAAGAGGCAACGAAGGATTCCACTCTTCCTGCTGATTGGCAAAGTATTGGCAAGGCAGCAACCTCTATTTCTAGTGATTTAAGTATCGTGCGTCTCCAAATTTTTGCACATTATAAGTCCAAAAATGCTTGTCTTCAAACGAAATTCTAAGTCGAATAGTTAGCTATATGAGTGTTATCTTGATTTTTTGAAAATTTTCAAAAACCGTATTCTCCGTTATGATAGAGAGAAGGAGGAATGGTGAAATCATGTTTGAAACAAATCATAAATTAGTACTTGCTTCTGCATCACCACGACGAAAGGAACTGCTTGCTATGTTGGACCTTCCGTTTGATATTGTAACAAGTGATGTAGAAGAGACAAGTGTAAAAGCAACAACTATGCAGGATTATGTAACAGGTGTGGCACTGCTAAAAACACGAGATGTAGCTAAGAAAGTGCCAGCAGCAACGATTATTGGCGCAGATACAATCGTCGTTTTTAACAATGCGTTACTGCATAAGCCAAAAACACGGGAGGAAGCTATTTCACACTTATCTCGTTTATCAGGCAAGCGTCATACGGTGATGACAGCAGTTGCCATCATTGAGCCGAATGGTATAGAAACAACATTTGTAGAAGAAACAGCAGTTGTATTCCATACTTTATCACAGGAGCTTATAGAAGTTTATGTAGCATCTGGAGACCCTTATGATAAGGCGGGCGGTTATGGTATTCAAACAGCGGGAACCCTTTTAGTTAAACGAATTGAAGGAGATTATAACAATGTTGTCGGCTTACCACTTGCAGCGTTGTTTGCGCAATTGATAGCGAAGCATATTATTCAATTTGCGAAGGAGTGAAGCTATTGCCAACAGATGTTTTACCAAAAACGATGATTCGTGACGTCAATATGGCAGATCGACCACGTGAAAGACTACTTCGTCAAGGTGCAATGAGCTTATCGAATCAGGAGCTATTAGCTATTTTATTAAGGACAGGTACGAAGGAAGAATCAGTTCTTGCACTTGCGAATCGTGTATTAAGTACATTTGAACGTTTACACCATTTAAAACATGCAACTATTGAAGAAATGATTGCCATTAAAGGGATAGGGGAGGTAAAGGCAATTCAAATTTTAGCTGCCATAGAGCTTGGCCGGCGCTTGTCTCAAAAGCAAAATGATGACAAGTTTACCGTTCGTTCTCCGCAAGATGCCGCAGCATACCTTATGCCAGATATGACCTCTCTAAGTCAAGAACATTTTGTCGTCCTTTTCCTTAATGTCAAAAATCAAATTATGCATAAGCAAACGATATTTATCGGGAGCCTAAACGCTTCTATTGTGCATCCGAGAGAAATCTTCCGTGAGGCTGTCAAGCGCTCTGCCGCTTCTATTATTTGTGCGCATAATCATCCAAGCGGTATACCTACCCCAAGTCCAGAAGATATTGAGGTAACGAAACGAATTCAGGAGGCTGGCTATATTATTGGCATTGAATTACTGGATCACATCATCATCGGCGACCATCAATTTATTAGCTTAAAAGAAAAAGGTTATTTTTAGTTTTAATAAAGTAAAGGCTTTCCTACATACGTTTGTGCATTGAAATGTTGTTGAATGAAGGAATGGGCATGTCAACTCCTACGCGAAGTGAAGGCAAGGGCGTTAACATTCTCCATAAGCGTGTGCAATAGGTAATGGGACAGGTACGAAGAGGAAGTGCAACGAACCTAAGAAAGCGCTTGGCACGGCTCGTTGCTTTTTCATTCAGATACATCATAATGCGCATTGAAGTTATTTGGACAAGCTTAAGCTCTGCATATATTTGCAGAGCTTTTTAGATTTCTGCAGAAGGTCTCAAAGTCTTTAAGTGGTTGTAAATACTTCCAAAGAAGATATCAGTTTTTAAAAGATAAAATTTTTATAGTATAATCTAGAAGTAGTATAGTTGTAGCAAATTTAAAAGTGGGTTAACTCAAAACGAACCTTTTTAATTGGATGACGTTATTGTATTCATAGAAATATCTAAAGCATTCACAAAAATTGGTAGCCTATAATGCGTTGTCTTACATGAAAAAAAATAATATGCTAATCTATACGTACTATTTTTAGTTTACGAGGGAATTAAAATAGTAAGTTTTCTGCAAGAAGCGGTATGTGGCACTACAAATTCTTGCATTTATCCGTTATAATGAACGGTATGATTTTATGTCAACGATAGTATGGCTTAAATAGAAAGGGAGTACACAATTTGTTTGGATTAGGTAGTAAAGATGTCGGGATTGACCTTGGCACAGCGAATACATTAGTTTTTATTAAAGGGAAGGGCATCGTTTTACGCGAACCTTCTGTAGTAGCAAAGAATACAAAAACAGGAGATATCGTTGCAGTTGGTAATGATGCAAAAAATATGATTGGCCGTACACCTGGATCTATCGTGGCGATTCGTCCGATGAAAGATGGCGTTATTGCTGATTTTGATATTACAACAGCGATGATTGAATATTACTTAAAAGAAGCTTGTAAAAATTCTGGCGGTAATTGGAAAAAACCGAATGTAATGATTTGTGTGCCATATGGTATTACATCGGTTGAGCAACGCGCAGTTATCGATGCCTCTCGCCAAGCAGGTGCAAAAGAAGCGTTTACAATTGAGGAGCCTTTTGCAGCAGCTATTGGAGCAAACTTACCTGTTTGGGATCCAACAGGGTCTATGGTAGTTGATATCGGTGGTGGTACAACAGAGGTAGCAGTTATTTCTTTAGGTGGTATCGTAACAAGTGAGTCTGTACGTGTCGGTGGGGATGCAATGGATCAAGCGATTATTTCATATATCCGTAAATCGTATAACTTAACGATTGGTGAGCGTACGGCTGAAGCAGTAAAAATGGAGATTGGTACAGCATTTGCTGAAGGTCCAGATGAAAAAATGGAGATTAGAGGTCGTGACCTATTAACGGGCTTACCAAAAACGATTGAAATTTCATCTAAGGAAATTTCAGAATCATTGCGTGAAGCGGTATCGTCAATTATTGACGGTGTACGAAAAACGTTGGAACAAACACCTCCAGAGCTTTCTGCTGACGTTATGGAGCGAGGTATCGTGTTAACAGGTGGTGGCGCGTTATTAACGAACTTAGACAAAGTTATTAGCCGTGAAACCAATATGCCTGTGTTTATTGCTGAAGATCCATTAGATTGTGTAGCTATTGGGACAGGTAAAGCATTAGATCATATTGATTTAATTCGTCAACAACAAGTAAAAGGGTAAGGAGGTTTAGGCAATGCCACAGTTTTTTTTCAATAAGAAAGTAATACTGCTACTTGTGGGCATGGTTTTTCTTGTGGCATTGATTAGCTTCTCATTACGAGATCGGACGAATGCAACTTTACCAGAGCAAATTATTAAAGATACAGTCGGCGTCGCACAATCTATTGTTGCGAAGCCGGCAAATTACATAACTGGTATTTTTAATAATATTGACTCCCTCTTAAACACGTACGAAGAAAATAAACGTTTAAAAGCACGCTTAGAAGATTTTGCAGCTGTACAAGCCGAAGCATTGGTTTTAAAATCTGAAAATGAAAAGCTAATGGAACTTTCTAAAGCGGAAAGTTTAAAAGCTTTTAATCCAATTCAAGCAACGGTTATTGCTAGAAATCCTGACCAATGGGAAGAAAAAATTATTTTAGATAAAGGTTCTTCTCATGGGGTAGAAAAAAATATGGCAGTTATGACAGCGAAAGGGCTAGTTGGTAAAATCACGCT
This genomic interval from Lysinibacillus sphaericus contains the following:
- the mreC gene encoding rod shape-determining protein MreC, whose translation is MPQFFFNKKVILLLVGMVFLVALISFSLRDRTNATLPEQIIKDTVGVAQSIVAKPANYITGIFNNIDSLLNTYEENKRLKARLEDFAAVQAEALVLKSENEKLMELSKAESLKAFNPIQATVIARNPDQWEEKIILDKGSSHGVEKNMAVMTAKGLVGKITLVTPFTSEVELLYTNNPNYRVSAMVLGEKEAYGLIEGFDKERNELIMKRIDSSLTVKEGEKVVSSGLGGIFPKGVPIGEITEVSTDDFGLTKMAYVKPSADFSILENVVIAKRTLTVIDGSDGDATNVDLSNPQKATVEGEK
- a CDS encoding bifunctional folylpolyglutamate synthase/dihydrofolate synthase; this translates as MIPQFDDYKKKWALTSDDVIKPGLTAIEEALALVGNPERTLQIVHLAGTNGKGSTLTFLESIAQEHGLKVGKFMSPCILNVHDQIQVMQQPISALEMDRVFHQMKNAGLSGKLTDFELLTVAAFLHFVHCDVDIALIEAGMGGLLDSTNVVQPIVSIIPSIALEHTKFLGPTIESIAQHKAGIIKQHRPVVIGDLPCEAKNIIEREANAKQAPVLELNNQFHIVRMHDYENYKNETMDLHITNLTRHMKGPHQANNMALAITAFLEVATALNVAINVASIRQGIEMASILGRFEEVLPYIIFDGAHNPASAEKLVETVRQAFPNESITFVVGILGDKDVKGVLQYLEQISETFYFVDFDNPRAMSAQDMLALCHAPQKAILQNTIPFLQQQSEKKCRTIVTGSLYLLTEVRGSLLDGSGHR
- the radC gene encoding RadC family protein; the encoded protein is MIRDVNMADRPRERLLRQGAMSLSNQELLAILLRTGTKEESVLALANRVLSTFERLHHLKHATIEEMIAIKGIGEVKAIQILAAIELGRRLSQKQNDDKFTVRSPQDAAAYLMPDMTSLSQEHFVVLFLNVKNQIMHKQTIFIGSLNASIVHPREIFREAVKRSAASIICAHNHPSGIPTPSPEDIEVTKRIQEAGYIIGIELLDHIIIGDHQFISLKEKGYF
- a CDS encoding Maf family protein yields the protein MFETNHKLVLASASPRRKELLAMLDLPFDIVTSDVEETSVKATTMQDYVTGVALLKTRDVAKKVPAATIIGADTIVVFNNALLHKPKTREEAISHLSRLSGKRHTVMTAVAIIEPNGIETTFVEETAVVFHTLSQELIEVYVASGDPYDKAGGYGIQTAGTLLVKRIEGDYNNVVGLPLAALFAQLIAKHIIQFAKE
- a CDS encoding rod shape-determining protein: MFGLGSKDVGIDLGTANTLVFIKGKGIVLREPSVVAKNTKTGDIVAVGNDAKNMIGRTPGSIVAIRPMKDGVIADFDITTAMIEYYLKEACKNSGGNWKKPNVMICVPYGITSVEQRAVIDASRQAGAKEAFTIEEPFAAAIGANLPVWDPTGSMVVDIGGGTTEVAVISLGGIVTSESVRVGGDAMDQAIISYIRKSYNLTIGERTAEAVKMEIGTAFAEGPDEKMEIRGRDLLTGLPKTIEISSKEISESLREAVSSIIDGVRKTLEQTPPELSADVMERGIVLTGGGALLTNLDKVISRETNMPVFIAEDPLDCVAIGTGKALDHIDLIRQQQVKG